A single Elephas maximus indicus isolate mEleMax1 chromosome 2, mEleMax1 primary haplotype, whole genome shotgun sequence DNA region contains:
- the LOC126067722 gene encoding olfactory receptor 2T33-like produces MEKRNATSDFILLGLFKHTTFHLFLFIVVLTISMASLMGNALLILLIHRDHRLHTPMYVLLSQLSLMDMMLVFTIVPKMASGFLTGKKSISPAGCGLQIFVSLTLGGGESFLLAAMSCDRYVAVCHPLRYSILMNWQLCLQMTMGSWFMGAADGLMQAVATLSFPFCSAHEINHFFCEAPMMVRLACADTLVFENIMYICCVLMLLVPFSLILISYSLILAAVLHMHSTEARKKAFATCSSHLTVVGLFYGAAIFIYMRPKSYRSANHDKVVSAFYTIFTPVLNPLIYSLRNNEVKEALKRWLGKCTNLKPQ; encoded by the coding sequence ATGGAGAAGAGGAATGCCACTTCAGATTTTATTCTCCTGGGACTCTTTAAGCACACAACGTTCCACCTCTTCCTCTTCATTGTGGTGTTGACCATAAGTATGGCTTCCCTGATGGGGAATGCCCTCCTGATTCTTCTGATTCACAGGGACCACCGGCTGCACACGCCCATGTACGTTCTACTGAGCCAACTCTCCCTCATGGACATGATGCTGGTTTTCACCATTGTGCCCAAAATGGCATCTGGCTTTCTGACAGGCAAGAAGTCCATCTCTCCTGCAGGCTGTGGATTACAAATCTTTGTCTCACTCACCCTGGGTGGTGGAGAGAGTTTTCTCCTGGCAGCCATGTCCTGCGACCGCTATGTGGCTGTGTGTCACCCACTGAGATATTCCATTCTTATGAACTGGCAACTGTGCTTGCAAATGACCATGGGGTCTTGGTTCATGGGGGCTGCTGATGGGCTCATGCAGGCAGTTGCTACCCTGAGCTTCCCATTCTGCAGCGCACATGAAATCAATCATTTCTTTTGTGAGGCCCCCATGATGGTGCGCTTGGCCTGTGCTGACACTTTAGTCTTCGAAAATATCATGTACATCTGCTGTGTGTTAATGCTCCTCGTGCCCTTCTCCCTCATCTTGATCTCCTATAGTCTCATCCTGGCTGCAGTTCTCCACATGCATTCTACAGAAGCCCGCAAGAAGGCTTTTGCCACGTGTTCATCACACTTGACTGTGGTGGGACTCTTTTATGGGGCTGCCATTTttatctacatgagaccaaaatcCTATAGGTCAGCTAACCACGATAAGGTTGTGTCTGCCTTCTATACTATTTTCACCCCTGTACTGAACCCCCTCATCTATAGTCTGAGGAACAATGAGGTGAAGGAAGCCTTGAAAAGGTGGCTTGGAAAATGCACTAACTTAAAACCTCAATAA